Proteins encoded by one window of Haematobia irritans isolate KBUSLIRL chromosome 2, ASM5000362v1, whole genome shotgun sequence:
- the LOC142224915 gene encoding uncharacterized protein LOC142224915, whose amino-acid sequence MMGTIKSKKSEGNYILGMCVDVEKAYDCVSVEKLAIGMFGMGFNSHVIQWILDFNKKRQLILGSHTVEISNGLAQGSSLSPTLFNLYTRNLHGINDEDTTLFQFADDFFILVYNRNFAAAESRLRQKIVEFRNGCEALNLRFNMSKTNIVHFSNRPRNLQMNIDGTDLNQDNKIKFLGMMITPNGSMGDHIDRTIAAVDRKCNFLKILSGCTFGIDPTRSLHFYRAFARSKIEYGAAVLSNLTKTSDKKLTRCQNNFLRKSLGLIRSTNTIILYHMAAELPPVRRFEFATAKELVKSAAYGLPGIEAVRGNTLAIDDIGRTKIRSGPSGKIRLNNDFFGNTARKKSEASPQVIKTLFNVKMESLKEGNFQIFFTDGSIMAGTTGYAFLHHESGLIKKFRTLKKFSSMSAELLAFKKTMEFAIQSDYKKIAILTDSLSGMMALSGSSHKNFIIDDIKLLAEEFESPIEFYFIPSHCNIPPNETVDTAAREACISGIPSEEKWTIKDAITRIEEQLWNEWSAEYAAIAVRADSHYFKIFPNTLRRPWFDGKGLYPAIVKTLNRILSNHCFCKSTLADMGVFDTNECERCGVAETANHIIFQCDKYLMQRRHYPFIEQCSTLDEFVALYGLEELVIIHDLLSEINIRL is encoded by the exons ATGATGGGTACAATCAAAAGTAAGAAATCTGAAGGAAACTATATTCTCGGTATGTGTGTGGATGTTGAAAAGGCATATGACTGCGTCAGTGTCGAGAAATTGGCAATAGGCATGTTCGGAATGGGATTCAATAGTCACGTGATTCAATGGATCCTAGATTTTAATAAGAAGAGGCAACTGATCCTGGGAAGTCACACAGTGGAAATTAGCAATGGTTTGGCTCAGGGCAGCAGTCTGAGCCCCACGCTGTTTAACTTATATACCAGGAACCTACACGGAATAAATGATGAAGACACCACCCTATTTCAATTTGCTGACGACTTTTTCATACTAGTCTACAATCGGAATTTCGCTGCAGCTGAGTCCAGATTGAGGCAGAAAATCGTTGAATTCCGTAATGGATGTGAGGCACTCAATTTACGATTCAACATGTCCAAGACAAATATTGTGCATTTCAGCAATAGGCCACGCAATCTCCAGATGAACATAGATGGTACGGATTTGAATCAggacaacaaaattaaatttctgggTATGATGATAACACCAAATGGGTCTATGGGTGACCACATTGATAGAACAATAGCTGCAGTTGACCGGAAATGTAATTTCCTGAAGATCTTAAGTGGGTGTACTTTTGGAATTGATCCGACGAGATCGTTACACTTCTACAGAGCTTTCGCACGTTCGAAAATCGAATACGGTGCTGCTGTACTATCAAACCTTACAAAGACATCTGATAAAAAGCTGACAAGatgtcaaaacaattttttacgcAAGTCATTGGGGTTGATTAGGTCCACGAACACGATAATACTTTATCACATGGCAGCGGAGCTACCTCCTGTCCGCAGGTTTGAGTTTGCAACTGCCAAGGAATTAGTGAAATCGGCTGCATATGGCTTGCCGGGTATAGAAGCAGTTCGCGGGAATACTCTTGCAA TTGACGACATTGGCAGAACCAAAATCCGTAGCGGGCCTTCTGGGAAAATAAGACTGAACAATGATTTCTTCGGAAATACGGCGAGGAAAAAGAGTGAGGCAAGTCCGCAGGTCATCAAAACGCTTTTCAACGTGAAAATGGAAAGTCTTAAAGAGggcaactttcaaattttttttaccgaTGGGTCTATTATGGCTGGGACAACCGGATATGCATTTTTACATCACGAATCCGGGCTCATAAAGAAATTTCGAACGCttaagaaattttcgtcaatgtCGGCCGAGCTGCTGGCTTTCAAAAAGACGATGGAGTTCGCCATACAATCCGATTACAAGAAAATAGCCATACTCACTGACAGCTTGAGTGGCATGATGGCGCTAAGTGGAAGCTCACATAAAAACTTCATAATCGATGACATCAAGCTACTGGCGGAGGAATTTGAATCTCCTATTGAGTTTTACTTCATTCCCAGCCACTGTAATATACCTCCCAATGAAACTGTTGATACAGCTGCTCGAGAGGCATGTATTTCCGGTATACCGAGTGAGGAAAAGTGGACCATAAAAGATGCAATAACCAGGATAGAGGAACAGTTGTGGAACGAATGGTCGGCTGAGTATGCAGCAATTGCCGTAAGGGCGGACTCGCACTACTTTAAAATCTTTCCAAATACCTTGAGACGTCCATGGTTTGATGGAAAGGGACTTTACCCGGCAATAGTTAAAACTTTGAATCGGATTTTGAGCAACCATTGTTTTTGTAAATCTACTTTGGCCGACATGGGAGTATTTGATACAAATGAATGTGAGCGATGTGGTGTTGCTGAAACTGCGAATCATATCATATTTCAATGTGACAAATATTTGATGCAGAGAAGGCACTATCCCTTTATTGAACAATGTTCTACACTTGATGAATTTGTTGCCCTATACGGTCTAGAGGAACTTGTAATAATACATGATTTACTCAGTGAGATCAACATCCGCCTTTGA